A part of Winslowiella toletana genomic DNA contains:
- the pyk gene encoding pyruvate kinase, whose product MSRRLRRTKIVTTLGPATDRDNNLEKIIAAGANVVRLNFSHGTPEDHQLRADKVRDIAAKLGRHVAILGDLQGPKIRVSTFKEGKVFLNQGDRFLLDANLSKGEGDKEKVGIDYKGLPEDVVPGDVLLLDDGRVQLKVLEVQGMKVFTEVTVGGPLSNNKGINKLGGGLSAEALTEKDKADILTAAKIGVDYLAVSFPRCGEDLHYARRLAREAGCDAMIVSKVERAEAVASQEAMDDIILASDVVMVARGDLGVEIGDPELVGIQKALIRRARQLNRSVITATQMMESMITNPMPTRAEVMDVANAVLDGTDAVMLSAETAAGQYPAETVSAMAKVCLGAEKIPSINVSKHRLEVQFDNIEEAIAMSAMYAANHLQGVSAIITMTESGRTALMTSRITSGLPIFAMSRHQRTLNLTALYRGVTPVYFDSNNEGVVAANDAINLLRDKGFLVSGDLVIVTQGDVMSTVGTTNTSRVLRVE is encoded by the coding sequence ATGTCAAGACGTCTCAGAAGAACCAAGATTGTAACTACTTTGGGTCCGGCAACCGATCGCGATAATAACCTTGAAAAAATCATCGCTGCTGGCGCTAACGTTGTTCGTCTTAACTTCTCACACGGTACGCCGGAAGATCATCAGCTGCGCGCCGATAAAGTTCGTGATATTGCCGCTAAACTGGGTCGTCATGTGGCGATCCTTGGCGATCTGCAGGGTCCAAAAATCCGTGTATCGACCTTTAAAGAGGGCAAAGTGTTCCTCAACCAGGGCGATCGCTTTCTGCTTGATGCCAATCTGAGTAAAGGTGAAGGCGATAAAGAGAAAGTCGGCATCGACTATAAAGGTCTGCCGGAAGACGTGGTGCCGGGCGACGTACTGTTGCTGGATGATGGCCGTGTTCAGCTGAAAGTGCTGGAAGTCCAGGGCATGAAAGTGTTTACCGAAGTCACTGTTGGCGGACCGCTTTCCAATAATAAAGGTATTAACAAGCTCGGCGGCGGTCTTTCCGCTGAAGCGCTTACCGAAAAAGATAAAGCCGATATCCTGACCGCGGCGAAAATCGGCGTTGATTATCTGGCGGTCTCTTTCCCACGTTGTGGTGAAGATCTGCATTATGCCCGTCGCCTGGCGCGTGAAGCCGGTTGCGATGCGATGATTGTCTCCAAAGTGGAGCGTGCGGAAGCGGTTGCCTCGCAGGAAGCGATGGATGATATTATCCTCGCCTCCGATGTGGTGATGGTGGCACGTGGTGACCTCGGTGTCGAAATCGGCGATCCGGAACTGGTCGGTATCCAGAAAGCCCTGATTCGTCGCGCGCGCCAGCTAAACCGCTCGGTGATCACCGCGACTCAGATGATGGAATCGATGATCACGAATCCGATGCCAACGCGTGCGGAAGTGATGGACGTGGCGAACGCGGTGCTCGACGGCACCGATGCGGTAATGCTGTCGGCAGAAACTGCAGCCGGTCAGTATCCGGCGGAAACTGTGTCAGCGATGGCGAAAGTGTGTCTGGGCGCAGAAAAGATCCCCAGCATCAACGTTTCCAAACACCGTCTTGAGGTGCAGTTCGACAATATCGAAGAAGCGATTGCCATGTCGGCGATGTATGCCGCCAACCATCTGCAGGGCGTTAGCGCAATTATCACCATGACCGAATCCGGTCGTACCGCGCTGATGACTTCACGTATCACTTCCGGCCTGCCGATTTTCGCCATGTCGCGTCATCAGCGTACGCTGAATCTGACCGCGCTCTATCGTGGCGTTACCCCGGTTTACTTCGACAGCAACAACGAAGGGGTTGTCGCCGCTAACGATGCAATTAATCTGTTGCGCGACAAAGGCTTCCTGGTGTCAGGTGATTTGGTTATCGTTACCCAGGGCGATGTGATGAGCACCGTCGGCACCACCAATACCAGTCGCGTACTGCGCGTCGAATAA
- a CDS encoding pyridoxal phosphate-dependent decarboxylase family protein, whose amino-acid sequence MVFGSQTARAATQIQPQPGEAAAELLFNAAQLDAYSQQTLTALELISNTIQQVEKPFSGILPHELAPAFNAVDLNVPLLDNQAALDELSQLYLRDAVYFHHPKYIAHLNCPVVLPSLLAEQIMSAVNSSVDTWDQSAGGTLIEQKVIDWTLSRIGLPVSADGIFTSGGTQSNLMAMLLARDSWCASHRPGHLIKQKGLPPEASKWRIFTSKLSHFSIQKSTAILGLGYDAVIAIDHDEHYRMDAAQLEQEIQRCQQEGLIPIAVVATSGTTDFGSIDPLASVAAICQHYGLWMHVDAAYGCGLLVSPQHRQRLQGIEQADSVTVDYHKSFFQTVSCGAFFVRDRQHLSHVTVHADYLNPLSAQQEGTPNLVSKSIQTTRRFDALKMWMTLRIMGPEALGNAFDSLLALTRHAHQLLAAHPAIEVLHQPELTTQIFRYIPRPGMSDAAVDEVNAQIRKSLFRSGNAVIAGTKVDGRQYLKFTLLNPAATSADLEDIIALIVHYGRELARSQNVNAANQ is encoded by the coding sequence ATGGTCTTTGGTTCGCAAACGGCACGCGCTGCCACACAGATTCAACCACAGCCCGGGGAAGCAGCAGCTGAATTGCTGTTTAACGCTGCCCAGCTCGACGCTTATTCACAACAAACACTGACGGCGCTGGAGTTAATCAGCAACACCATCCAGCAGGTCGAAAAACCTTTTAGCGGTATTCTCCCGCATGAACTGGCTCCGGCCTTTAATGCCGTCGATCTTAACGTGCCGCTGCTGGATAATCAGGCGGCGCTGGATGAACTGTCACAGCTCTATTTGCGTGATGCGGTTTACTTCCACCACCCGAAATATATCGCCCATCTTAACTGTCCGGTGGTGCTGCCATCTCTGCTCGCCGAGCAGATTATGAGCGCGGTTAACAGTTCGGTCGATACCTGGGATCAGAGCGCCGGCGGCACCCTGATTGAGCAGAAGGTGATTGACTGGACGCTGAGCCGTATCGGCCTGCCCGTCAGCGCCGACGGCATTTTTACCAGCGGCGGCACCCAGTCCAATCTGATGGCGATGTTGCTGGCGCGTGACAGCTGGTGCGCCAGCCATCGTCCGGGTCACCTGATTAAGCAGAAAGGATTGCCGCCGGAAGCCAGTAAATGGCGTATTTTCACCTCGAAACTCAGCCACTTCAGTATTCAGAAATCGACAGCGATCCTTGGACTCGGGTATGACGCGGTGATCGCTATCGATCACGATGAGCATTACCGTATGGATGCTGCGCAGCTGGAGCAGGAGATCCAGCGCTGTCAGCAGGAGGGGTTGATTCCGATTGCGGTGGTCGCCACCAGCGGCACCACCGACTTTGGCAGTATTGATCCGCTGGCCTCAGTGGCCGCCATTTGCCAGCACTATGGGCTGTGGATGCATGTCGATGCCGCCTATGGTTGCGGCCTGCTGGTTTCGCCGCAGCATCGTCAGCGCCTGCAAGGCATTGAACAGGCGGATTCCGTTACCGTCGACTATCACAAATCATTCTTCCAGACCGTCAGTTGCGGCGCGTTCTTTGTGCGTGACCGCCAGCATCTCAGCCATGTCACGGTGCATGCGGATTACCTTAATCCGCTGAGCGCGCAGCAGGAAGGCACGCCAAATCTGGTGAGCAAAAGTATTCAGACCACCCGCCGTTTTGACGCGCTGAAGATGTGGATGACGCTGCGCATTATGGGTCCGGAAGCGCTGGGCAATGCCTTTGACAGCCTGCTGGCGCTGACGCGACACGCTCATCAGCTGCTGGCGGCCCATCCGGCGATTGAAGTATTGCATCAGCCAGAACTGACCACCCAGATTTTCCGCTATATCCCGCGCCCCGGCATGAGTGACGCTGCTGTCGATGAAGTCAATGCGCAGATCCGCAAATCGCTGTTCCGCTCAGGCAATGCGGTGATTGCCGGCACCAAAGTGGATGGCCGTCAGTATCTGAAATTCACCCTGCTAAACCCGGCGGCGACCAGCGCCGATCTGGAAGACATTATCGCCCTGATCGTCCATTACGGCCGTGAACTGGCGCGAAGTCAGAATGTCAACGCCGCTAACCAGTGA
- a CDS encoding lysine N(6)-hydroxylase/L-ornithine N(5)-oxygenase family protein, whose protein sequence is MNSPVYDFIAIGVGPFNLSLACLTDPIDELNGVFLDQNPGFDWHTGMMLESAHLQTPFMADLVTLADPTSRFSLLNYMKQTGKLYRFYIREDFFLMRKEYNQYCQWASAQLSNLHWNTRVEYVSYDDALQCYRVRSSSTVTGETQSWLARKLVLGTGPSAWMPPCSRQHRQRLTHSSHYLADKPALQQKNSITVLGSGQSAAEIFYDLLGDIDHHNYQLNWVTRAPRFYPLEYTKLTLEMTSPEWIDYFHALPASKRDELNTRHKNLYKGINGSLINDIYDLLYVKQLDGDLNVNLFTHSELTDMRWLPEGEFELSLHQQEQGQHYTRRSEGVVMATGYQYQPPMFVEGIADRLRWDDKGRYDVQRNYSIDQHNQIFVQNAELHTHGFVTPDLGMACYRNSVLIRELVGREVYPVERQIAFQTFPAQSEVKNER, encoded by the coding sequence ATGAATAGTCCTGTTTATGATTTTATCGCCATCGGCGTCGGCCCGTTTAACCTTAGTCTGGCTTGTCTGACCGATCCGATTGACGAGCTTAACGGCGTCTTTCTCGACCAGAATCCAGGCTTTGACTGGCATACCGGCATGATGCTGGAGAGCGCCCATCTGCAAACGCCGTTTATGGCTGATCTGGTGACGCTTGCCGATCCCACCAGCCGCTTCAGTCTGCTCAATTATATGAAGCAGACCGGCAAACTGTATCGTTTTTATATCCGCGAAGACTTCTTTCTGATGCGCAAGGAGTACAACCAGTATTGCCAGTGGGCCAGTGCGCAGCTGAGTAATCTGCACTGGAATACCCGCGTGGAGTATGTCAGCTATGACGACGCCCTGCAGTGCTACCGGGTACGCAGCAGTTCCACGGTGACCGGTGAGACGCAGAGCTGGCTGGCGCGCAAACTGGTGCTTGGCACCGGGCCATCCGCGTGGATGCCGCCGTGCAGCCGTCAGCATCGTCAGCGCCTGACCCACTCCAGCCACTATCTGGCGGATAAGCCGGCATTGCAGCAGAAAAACTCGATTACCGTACTCGGCAGCGGCCAGAGTGCGGCCGAGATTTTCTACGATCTGCTGGGCGATATTGACCATCATAACTATCAGCTTAACTGGGTGACGCGCGCCCCACGCTTCTATCCGCTGGAGTACACCAAGCTGACGCTGGAGATGACCTCGCCGGAGTGGATTGACTACTTTCACGCGCTGCCCGCCAGCAAGCGTGATGAGCTGAATACCAGACATAAGAATCTGTATAAAGGGATTAACGGCAGTCTGATAAATGACATCTACGACCTGCTGTATGTTAAACAGCTGGATGGCGATCTGAACGTTAATCTGTTTACCCATTCCGAACTGACCGATATGCGCTGGCTGCCAGAGGGTGAATTTGAACTGTCGCTGCATCAGCAGGAGCAGGGCCAGCACTATACCCGCCGCAGTGAAGGAGTGGTTATGGCGACCGGTTATCAGTATCAGCCACCGATGTTTGTCGAAGGCATTGCTGACCGCCTGCGCTGGGATGATAAAGGCCGATATGACGTACAGCGCAACTACAGCATCGATCAGCATAACCAGATCTTTGTGCAGAACGCGGAGCTGCATACCCATGGCTTTGTCACCCCGGACCTGGGGATGGCCTGTTATCGCAACTCAGTGCTGATCCGCGAGCTGGTCGGGCGCGAAGTCTATCCGGTGGAACGACAGATTGCTTTCCAGACCTTCCCGGCGCAGTCGGAGGTGAAAAATGAGCGCTGA